In Streptomyces sclerotialus, one genomic interval encodes:
- a CDS encoding protoporphyrinogen/coproporphyrinogen oxidase — protein sequence MTPDLDVAVIGAGIAGLTTAHELRRAGLTVRVYEKQRYVGGRMHCFRHDGWTVDEGAEQLPRHGYRATWELIDRLGVPHGDVPRIGGRPAVWRAGKARTGLAEPSALLTGAGLGPRGRLDLARLLAWLARHREEFDADHPERTPLGTATLRELAGRYHPDLHDYLLQPVAGCFFGWDTARSAAAPLLSLLRDVGPPTSWRTYADGMDLLARKLAEGLDVVTGSEVHEVVADKDSAGLRTDGGIVTARAAVLCVPAPVAARLHANPAPDEAAFLSACTFTPTLKVSCLLDRPLRPAAREPLYLLLTPDAEDSTLSGILADHVKHPARAPAGKGLLTLMADARTVPELLTAPDREVVERLTGAARRYVPGLERAGMRNFVHAFRHGLPEATPAALRCRPRFMARVTGPVEYAGDWVMLRPSSEGAVRAGALAASRVLSRLRGPRPDIPTDRKGTRETA from the coding sequence ATGACTCCGGACCTGGACGTGGCCGTGATCGGGGCCGGCATCGCCGGCCTGACCACCGCGCACGAGTTACGACGGGCCGGGCTGACGGTCCGTGTGTACGAGAAGCAGCGGTACGTCGGCGGCCGGATGCACTGCTTCCGGCACGACGGCTGGACCGTGGACGAGGGCGCCGAACAACTCCCCCGGCACGGCTACCGCGCGACCTGGGAGCTGATCGACCGCCTGGGAGTACCGCACGGTGACGTACCGCGGATCGGCGGCCGGCCGGCGGTGTGGCGCGCAGGGAAGGCACGGACGGGCCTGGCGGAGCCGTCGGCCCTCCTCACCGGCGCCGGGCTCGGCCCGCGCGGCCGGCTGGACCTGGCCCGCCTGCTGGCCTGGCTCGCGCGCCACCGCGAGGAGTTCGACGCCGACCACCCGGAGCGCACCCCGCTGGGCACGGCCACCCTCCGGGAGCTGGCCGGGCGCTACCACCCCGATCTCCACGACTACCTCCTCCAGCCGGTCGCCGGCTGCTTCTTCGGCTGGGACACCGCGCGCTCCGCGGCGGCCCCGCTGCTGAGCCTGCTGCGGGACGTGGGCCCGCCCACGAGCTGGCGCACGTACGCGGACGGGATGGACCTGCTCGCCCGGAAGCTCGCCGAAGGGCTGGACGTCGTCACCGGGAGCGAGGTGCACGAGGTCGTCGCCGACAAGGACTCGGCGGGCCTGCGGACCGACGGCGGGATCGTCACGGCACGCGCCGCCGTGCTGTGCGTACCGGCGCCGGTCGCCGCCCGGCTGCACGCCAACCCCGCACCGGACGAGGCCGCCTTCCTCTCGGCGTGCACGTTCACGCCGACGCTGAAGGTCAGCTGTCTGCTGGACCGGCCGCTCAGGCCCGCGGCCCGCGAGCCGCTGTACCTCCTCCTCACGCCGGACGCGGAGGACAGCACCCTCTCCGGCATCCTCGCGGACCACGTCAAGCACCCGGCGCGGGCCCCCGCAGGCAAGGGGCTGCTGACCCTCATGGCGGACGCCCGCACCGTCCCCGAGCTGCTCACCGCGCCGGACCGGGAGGTCGTCGAACGCCTCACCGGAGCGGCCCGGCGCTACGTACCGGGCCTGGAGCGGGCCGGCATGCGCAACTTCGTGCACGCCTTCCGGCACGGCCTGCCGGAGGCCACCCCCGCGGCGCTGCGGTGCCGCCCGCGCTTCATGGCCCGTGTCACCGGGCCCGTGGAGTACGCCGGCGACTGGGTGATGCTGCGGCCGTCCTCCGAGGGGGCCGTGCGCGCGGGGGCGCTCGCCGCGTCCCGGGTCCTCAGCCGGCTGCGCGGCCCCCGCCCGGACATCCCGACCGACCGGAAGGGGACTCGTGAAACCGCATGA
- a CDS encoding GntR family transcriptional regulator, translated as MARSNRQRTSRRAVYETLRRKVLTLELPPGAALSENELAASLGVSRTPVRESLILLSQEGLVQIFPQVGSFVSRVDPAKVADAQFLREAVELAALDDLPAELDPELVEELRGNLAAQRKPGLGLEEFFALDEAFHHALLRLSGHGSAWATVVSAKGHLDRARRLGLYETASPEGFAAQHTEIFEAVLAGDAALVRSAMRTHLRAVFDDVERVRARSPELFAKDTGSVPVRRNVVVWE; from the coding sequence ATGGCCCGATCGAACCGGCAGCGAACCAGCCGCCGCGCCGTCTACGAGACGCTGCGCCGCAAGGTTCTGACCCTTGAGCTCCCGCCGGGTGCGGCGCTGTCCGAGAACGAACTCGCGGCGTCCCTCGGGGTGAGCCGGACCCCGGTCAGGGAAAGCCTGATCCTCCTGTCCCAGGAGGGGCTGGTGCAGATCTTCCCGCAGGTCGGATCGTTCGTCTCGCGTGTCGACCCGGCCAAGGTGGCCGACGCGCAGTTCCTGCGGGAAGCCGTGGAGCTCGCCGCGCTCGACGACCTCCCGGCCGAGCTCGACCCCGAGCTGGTCGAGGAGCTGCGCGGCAACCTCGCCGCGCAGCGGAAGCCGGGCCTGGGCCTGGAGGAGTTCTTCGCGCTCGACGAGGCCTTCCACCACGCCCTGCTGCGGCTGAGCGGACACGGCAGCGCCTGGGCCACCGTGGTCTCCGCCAAGGGCCACCTCGACCGGGCCCGCCGGCTCGGCCTCTACGAGACCGCCTCGCCGGAGGGGTTCGCCGCCCAGCACACCGAGATCTTCGAGGCGGTCCTCGCGGGCGACGCCGCACTGGTCCGCTCGGCCATGCGCACCCACCTCCGGGCCGTCTTCGACGACGTCGAGCGCGTCCGGGCCCGGTCTCCCGAGCTCTTCGCCAAGGACACCGGCTCCGTCCCGGTACGCCGCAACGTCGTCGTGTGGGAGTGA
- the manD gene encoding D-mannonate dehydratase ManD → MSKIERAEVFVASPGRTFVTLRITTSDGVTGLGDATLNGRELAVASYLQDHLVPLLIGKDPARIEDLWQYLYRGAYWRRGPVTMTAIAAVDTALWDIKGKVAGLPVYQLLGGRSRDGVMVYGHASGTDTAALLDDVDRFLGLGYQAVRAQAAVPDVGGTYGVRKGKVYEPAATALPEEQPWDTEAYLRFAPTYLEAVRERFGFGFHLLHDVHHRLTPIEAARFGKQVEDCRLFWMEDPTPAENQEAFRLVRQHTTTPVAVGEVLTSIWDVQHLITEQLIDYVRTSVVHAGGITHLRRIFDLAALYQVRTGSHGATDLSPVTLAAAVHLDTAVPNFGIQEYMEHADETGEVFRSGVTFADGMLHVSEEPGLGVEYDEKAAERFPCQARYLPVARRLDGSVHDW, encoded by the coding sequence GTGAGCAAGATCGAGCGTGCCGAGGTGTTCGTCGCCTCACCGGGGCGGACCTTCGTCACCCTGCGCATCACCACGTCGGACGGCGTGACCGGCCTGGGCGACGCCACCCTGAACGGCCGCGAGCTGGCCGTGGCGAGCTACCTGCAGGACCACCTCGTACCACTGCTCATCGGCAAGGACCCGGCCCGCATCGAGGACCTGTGGCAGTACCTCTACCGGGGCGCGTACTGGCGCCGCGGCCCGGTGACCATGACCGCGATCGCCGCCGTCGACACCGCCCTGTGGGACATCAAGGGCAAGGTCGCGGGCCTGCCGGTCTACCAGCTGCTCGGCGGCCGCTCCCGCGACGGCGTCATGGTCTACGGGCACGCCAGCGGCACGGACACCGCGGCCCTCCTCGACGACGTCGACCGCTTCCTCGGCCTCGGCTACCAGGCCGTGCGCGCCCAGGCCGCCGTCCCCGACGTCGGCGGGACGTACGGCGTGCGCAAGGGCAAGGTCTACGAGCCGGCCGCCACCGCGCTCCCCGAGGAGCAGCCCTGGGACACCGAGGCGTACCTCCGCTTCGCGCCCACCTACCTGGAGGCGGTCCGCGAGCGCTTCGGCTTCGGCTTCCACCTGCTGCACGACGTCCACCACCGGCTCACCCCGATCGAGGCGGCCCGCTTCGGCAAGCAGGTCGAGGACTGCCGGCTGTTCTGGATGGAGGACCCGACGCCGGCCGAGAACCAGGAGGCGTTCCGGCTCGTCCGGCAGCACACGACCACGCCCGTCGCGGTGGGCGAGGTGCTGACCTCCATCTGGGACGTCCAGCACCTGATCACCGAGCAGCTCATCGACTACGTCCGCACCAGCGTCGTGCACGCCGGCGGCATCACCCACCTGCGCCGCATCTTCGACCTGGCCGCGCTCTACCAGGTGCGGACCGGCTCGCACGGCGCGACGGACCTCTCCCCTGTCACCCTCGCCGCCGCCGTCCACCTCGACACCGCGGTCCCCAACTTCGGCATCCAGGAGTACATGGAGCACGCGGACGAGACGGGCGAGGTCTTCCGCAGCGGGGTGACGTTCGCCGACGGCATGCTGCACGTGTCCGAGGAGCCAGGCCTGGGCGTCGAGTACGACGAGAAGGCGGCCGAGCGCTTCCCGTGCCAGGCCCGCTACCTGCCCGTCGCCCGCCGCCTCGACGGCTCGGTGCACGACTGGTGA
- a CDS encoding class I SAM-dependent methyltransferase, whose translation MHRREAGSALRQPPDTVPGYVFDNDSTHSQEQHRCLAAAYDPVTLPRLAATGVGDGWRCLEIGSGGGSVARWLAARVAPSGEVTATDVKPHHIPETPRLTVLRHDVVTDPLPEAAYDLVVARLVLQHLPERRAVLDKLVRALKPGGVLQIDEFDTSYEPPLLTPDARAAELYAHFLRAKAAAMRAGGGDPHWGREVPAAMRAAGLVGIDPRPHIEVRHARSAGLRLQLHHTYHLRDKLLAAGLTKRQLEEVRALMRDPSFRAASSILYSTQGRRPRPEAGS comes from the coding sequence ATGCACCGCAGAGAGGCGGGGAGCGCACTGCGCCAGCCCCCGGACACCGTCCCTGGTTACGTCTTCGACAACGACAGCACGCACAGTCAGGAGCAGCACCGCTGCCTGGCCGCCGCGTACGACCCGGTGACCCTCCCGCGGCTGGCCGCGACGGGCGTCGGCGACGGCTGGCGGTGCCTGGAAATCGGTTCGGGCGGCGGCAGTGTGGCGCGCTGGCTCGCCGCCCGCGTCGCCCCGTCCGGCGAGGTCACGGCCACCGACGTCAAGCCGCACCACATCCCGGAGACGCCCCGCCTGACCGTACTGCGGCACGACGTGGTCACCGACCCGCTGCCCGAAGCGGCCTACGACCTCGTCGTGGCCCGCCTCGTCCTGCAGCACCTCCCGGAGCGGCGCGCCGTGCTCGACAAACTGGTACGCGCCCTCAAACCGGGCGGCGTGCTGCAGATCGACGAGTTCGACACCTCCTACGAACCGCCCCTGCTCACCCCGGACGCCCGCGCCGCCGAGCTGTACGCCCACTTCCTGCGGGCCAAGGCCGCCGCGATGCGGGCCGGCGGCGGCGACCCGCACTGGGGGCGGGAGGTGCCCGCGGCCATGCGGGCCGCCGGACTCGTCGGCATCGACCCGCGGCCCCACATCGAGGTCCGGCACGCCCGGTCAGCGGGCCTCCGGCTCCAGCTGCACCACACCTACCACCTGCGCGACAAGCTGCTCGCCGCGGGCCTGACCAAGCGTCAGCTGGAAGAGGTCAGGGCCCTCATGCGCGACCCGTCCTTCCGCGCCGCTTCCAGCATCCTGTACTCGACGCAGGGCCGCCGTCCGCGGCCGGAGGCCGGTTCATGA
- a CDS encoding mannitol dehydrogenase family protein codes for MTTPSLSLAALDRVPSDLRPPVDPRELRPRLVHFGLGAFHRAHQARYTENAAARSGEPWGIAAVAPRSARTAAALRAQDCLYSLTELRPADTVTRVSGALVEALAMRPAAARLDALLTAPGTTVLTLTITEKGYHRRADTGALDTTAPEIAADLAARDTAALTTVIGRIAAGLAARMRAGGAPVSVVSCDNMAANGAALGRVVRDFVAAAPWPDRQAVLDWMAASVAFPSTIVDRIVPAATEADRRAARAALGVHDALPVVGEPYRQWVLEDSFAGPRPPWQLDGALFVPDVVPYQLTKLRLLNGSHSALAYLGAAAGRTTVADALATGWGERLVRALCAEIAPTLPAGGPDPAAYAEDLVQRFGNPGVRHQLRQIGSDGSLKIPERWLDALRTLRSSGAATPVLELALAAWANATRPADDGGQLFGTTDPAAPALGRCWHEGTGPEDTVRRLLLVLGATDLTEDAGLVTAVADRLPALRAGRVEI; via the coding sequence ATGACCACCCCCTCCCTGAGCCTGGCCGCCCTCGACCGCGTCCCGTCGGACCTGCGGCCGCCCGTCGACCCCCGCGAACTCCGCCCGCGCCTCGTCCACTTCGGCCTCGGCGCCTTCCACCGGGCGCACCAGGCCCGCTACACGGAGAACGCCGCGGCGCGCTCCGGCGAACCGTGGGGCATCGCCGCCGTCGCCCCGCGCTCGGCCCGGACCGCGGCGGCACTGCGGGCCCAGGACTGCCTCTACTCGCTGACCGAGCTGCGCCCGGCGGACACCGTCACCCGGGTGTCCGGGGCGCTCGTCGAGGCCCTGGCCATGCGGCCCGCCGCCGCGCGGCTCGACGCGCTGCTCACCGCGCCCGGCACCACGGTGCTGACCCTGACCATCACCGAGAAGGGCTACCACCGCCGCGCGGACACCGGCGCGCTGGACACCACGGCACCGGAGATCGCCGCCGACCTCGCGGCGCGGGACACGGCGGCGCTCACCACCGTCATCGGCCGGATCGCCGCGGGCCTCGCCGCGCGCATGCGCGCCGGCGGTGCCCCGGTGTCCGTCGTGTCCTGCGACAACATGGCGGCCAACGGTGCCGCGCTCGGCCGCGTCGTACGCGACTTCGTCGCCGCCGCGCCGTGGCCGGACCGGCAGGCCGTACTCGACTGGATGGCCGCCTCGGTCGCGTTCCCCTCGACGATCGTGGACCGCATCGTGCCCGCGGCCACCGAGGCGGACCGGCGGGCCGCACGGGCCGCGCTGGGCGTGCACGACGCCCTGCCGGTGGTCGGCGAACCGTACCGGCAGTGGGTCCTGGAGGACTCCTTCGCCGGCCCGCGGCCCCCGTGGCAGCTGGACGGCGCCCTGTTCGTGCCCGACGTCGTGCCGTACCAGCTCACCAAGTTGCGGCTGCTCAACGGCTCCCACTCGGCGCTGGCCTACCTCGGCGCCGCGGCGGGCAGGACGACCGTCGCGGACGCGCTGGCCACCGGCTGGGGCGAGCGGCTGGTACGGGCCCTGTGTGCCGAGATCGCGCCGACGCTGCCCGCCGGCGGCCCCGATCCGGCGGCGTACGCCGAGGACCTGGTCCAGCGGTTCGGCAATCCCGGCGTACGGCACCAGCTGCGGCAGATCGGCTCGGACGGCTCCCTGAAGATCCCCGAACGGTGGCTCGACGCCCTGCGTACGCTGCGCTCCTCCGGCGCCGCCACCCCCGTGCTCGAACTCGCCCTGGCGGCCTGGGCGAACGCCACCCGTCCCGCCGACGACGGCGGCCAGCTCTTCGGTACGACCGACCCCGCGGCCCCGGCCCTCGGCCGCTGCTGGCACGAAGGCACCGGCCCCGAGGACACCGTCCGCCGGCTGCTCCTCGTGCTCGGCGCCACCGACCTGACCGAGGACGCCGGCCTGGTCACCGCCGTCGCCGACCGGCTCCCCGCCCTGCGCGCCGGCCGCGTCGAGATCTGA
- a CDS encoding class I adenylate-forming enzyme family protein — MTTTESPTAVWTSRDGITIRDLVPARDRRAWAARGLCPDRDLYSLFTEHVRRHPAREAVVDSAGVLDYAALAARVRLVAAAFAAAGLGERDIVALRLPNGRDAVAAELAVAAIGAVSLPYPPGRGTRDTLSLLHRSRARGAVLASPADIALRGQLPYLRAVFSTRAAIPGAIPLPSPADDDRGNASPEAWSSPSPHPESPARILVSSGSETEPKMVAYSHNALAGGRATYVRALHTDGTPPRHLVLVPLASSFGSCGTPVTVAALGGTLLVQESFDPAEALRMITEHRPTHVLGVPTMLRRLADHPPLPGEDLTGLRAVVSSGAALPPATAEACRRRFARPVIAVYGSSDGVNCHTAATGLAPGTGTGRPDPAVAAIRVTDAHGDTLPPGQPGEICARGPMTPLSYVASPDLDARYRTATGWVRTGDRGLLDAEGRLHVLGRLRQLVVRGGYNISPAEVEREVAAHPAVAEVACVPVPDPDLGERLCACVRRIPGAPPLTLRELTAFLEEDRGLERRKLPELLLTVGEMPLGPTGKICRRTLTARAARLPAPARAR; from the coding sequence ATGACGACCACGGAGTCCCCGACGGCCGTATGGACATCGCGGGACGGGATCACCATCCGCGACCTGGTACCGGCGCGCGACCGCCGCGCCTGGGCCGCCCGGGGCCTCTGCCCGGACCGCGACCTGTACTCCCTCTTCACCGAGCACGTCCGCCGGCATCCCGCCCGGGAAGCCGTCGTCGACTCGGCGGGCGTGCTGGACTACGCGGCGCTCGCCGCCCGGGTGCGGCTCGTCGCGGCCGCGTTCGCCGCTGCCGGGCTGGGCGAACGGGACATCGTCGCGCTGCGTCTGCCCAACGGGCGGGACGCGGTGGCGGCCGAGCTGGCGGTGGCCGCGATCGGCGCGGTGTCCCTGCCGTACCCGCCCGGCCGCGGCACCCGGGACACGCTCAGCCTGCTGCACCGCTCCCGCGCCCGCGGCGCCGTCCTCGCCTCTCCGGCGGACATCGCACTGCGCGGTCAACTCCCGTACCTACGGGCAGTGTTCAGTACCCGTGCCGCCATCCCAGGAGCCATCCCGCTCCCCTCCCCCGCCGACGACGATCGCGGGAACGCGTCTCCCGAGGCGTGGAGTTCGCCCTCCCCCCACCCCGAATCACCCGCCCGCATCCTGGTCTCCTCGGGGTCCGAGACCGAGCCGAAGATGGTTGCCTACTCGCACAACGCGCTGGCCGGCGGCCGGGCCACGTACGTCAGGGCCCTGCACACGGACGGCACCCCGCCCCGCCACCTGGTACTCGTCCCGCTCGCCTCGTCCTTCGGCTCCTGCGGTACGCCGGTCACGGTCGCCGCGCTCGGCGGCACCCTCCTCGTCCAGGAGTCCTTCGACCCGGCCGAAGCGCTTCGCATGATCACCGAGCATCGCCCGACACACGTCCTCGGCGTACCGACCATGCTCCGCCGCCTCGCCGACCACCCGCCACTCCCGGGAGAGGACCTCACCGGCCTGCGGGCGGTCGTCTCCAGCGGCGCCGCCCTTCCGCCGGCCACCGCCGAGGCCTGCCGCCGGCGGTTCGCCCGCCCGGTCATCGCCGTGTACGGCTCCTCCGACGGCGTCAACTGCCACACCGCGGCGACCGGCCTCGCCCCCGGAACCGGCACCGGCCGCCCCGACCCCGCGGTGGCGGCCATCCGCGTCACCGACGCGCACGGCGACACCCTCCCGCCGGGACAGCCGGGCGAGATCTGCGCCCGGGGCCCGATGACCCCGCTGTCCTACGTCGCGAGCCCGGACCTCGACGCCCGCTACCGCACCGCCACCGGCTGGGTCCGCACCGGCGACCGCGGACTGCTGGACGCCGAGGGCCGGCTGCACGTACTCGGCCGCCTCCGTCAGCTCGTCGTGCGCGGCGGCTACAACATCAGCCCCGCCGAGGTGGAGCGGGAGGTGGCCGCCCACCCCGCCGTCGCCGAGGTCGCCTGCGTCCCCGTACCGGACCCCGACCTGGGCGAGCGGCTGTGCGCCTGCGTCCGCCGGATCCCCGGAGCGCCCCCGCTGACGCTGCGGGAGCTCACCGCCTTCCTGGAGGAGGACCGCGGCCTGGAACGCCGCAAGCTCCCCGAACTCCTCCTGACCGTCGGCGAGATGCCCCTCGGCCCGACCGGCAAGATCTGCCGCCGCACGCTGACGGCCCGCGCGGCGCGGCTGCCGGCCCCGGCGCGGGCCCGCTGA
- a CDS encoding AMP-binding protein, protein MGVLFDECAERGHDTVVGLDRPFDIAPEAGTAHSVAGLAALVQDMAGRLAAAGARPGDRIAIVKDNHWDYDLLACAAVRIGALPAQLSGQLPALSLRLLLERLAPALLVTSSGLLERCRAEGADLLPAAGACVVLDGESPGALALESLQGHPAPGPRRRHDDEPLVINHTSGTTGVPKLVVHSTRTIIGKLARFETVRYPRIGVRRGDTLLNASAFAHGRTFCWTASVLCLAPRRITIVTGQDPDAADPLLRAHPPTVVEALPASFVRFRPLTARLDNPFRQVRLFISTYDAVHPPTLRAYLRASGHRGPLWMQGWGQTETGPLTFRFHTRRSVSDGADRGAARNLGRPVPFKTRLRVVDAETLAPLPRGREGLVLARTAARGLTYVGEDGRWAAKQHGRWWNTGDVGIRHRGGSVRLLDREVDRTPLLSCLETEDVLEDRLPQVLECVLLATPGEAPLPVVVTEDGTLDPKRWQEAVAGLPALRPPTVLTWDEVPRTGTGKVRRGALRRRLTGRTDTCGSGRWT, encoded by the coding sequence ATGGGGGTTCTGTTCGACGAGTGCGCCGAGCGGGGCCACGACACGGTGGTCGGGCTGGACCGGCCGTTCGACATCGCGCCGGAGGCCGGTACGGCCCACTCCGTCGCCGGACTGGCGGCACTGGTCCAGGACATGGCGGGCCGGCTGGCCGCCGCCGGGGCCCGTCCCGGGGACCGGATCGCGATCGTCAAGGACAACCACTGGGACTACGACCTGCTGGCCTGCGCCGCCGTACGCATCGGGGCCCTGCCCGCGCAGCTCTCCGGGCAGCTCCCCGCCTTGTCCCTGAGGCTGCTCCTCGAACGCCTCGCCCCGGCCCTGCTCGTGACCTCTTCGGGCCTGCTGGAACGCTGCCGTGCCGAAGGCGCCGACCTGCTGCCGGCCGCGGGCGCCTGCGTCGTGCTGGACGGCGAGTCACCCGGCGCCCTCGCCCTCGAATCCCTCCAGGGGCACCCCGCGCCCGGCCCCCGCCGCAGGCACGACGACGAGCCCCTGGTCATCAACCACACCTCGGGCACCACGGGCGTACCCAAGCTGGTGGTGCACTCGACCCGCACGATCATCGGGAAGCTGGCCCGGTTCGAGACCGTGCGCTATCCGAGGATCGGCGTACGGCGCGGCGACACGCTCCTCAACGCGAGCGCGTTCGCGCACGGCAGGACGTTCTGCTGGACCGCGAGTGTGCTGTGCCTGGCCCCGCGGCGGATCACCATCGTCACGGGCCAGGACCCGGACGCCGCCGACCCGCTGCTGCGGGCGCATCCGCCGACGGTCGTCGAGGCGCTCCCCGCGTCGTTCGTACGCTTCCGGCCGCTGACCGCGCGCCTGGACAACCCCTTCCGTCAGGTCCGGCTCTTCATCAGCACGTACGACGCCGTGCATCCGCCCACCCTCCGTGCCTATCTGCGGGCGAGCGGCCACCGCGGCCCGCTGTGGATGCAGGGCTGGGGCCAGACCGAGACCGGCCCGCTGACGTTCCGCTTCCACACCCGCCGCTCCGTGTCGGACGGCGCGGACCGCGGTGCGGCGCGCAACCTCGGCCGCCCCGTCCCGTTCAAGACCCGGCTGCGCGTGGTCGACGCCGAGACGCTCGCCCCCCTGCCGCGCGGCCGGGAGGGTCTGGTGCTGGCGAGGACCGCCGCGCGCGGACTCACGTACGTCGGCGAGGACGGCCGCTGGGCGGCGAAACAGCACGGCAGGTGGTGGAACACCGGTGACGTCGGCATCCGTCACCGCGGCGGCAGCGTCCGGCTGCTCGACCGCGAGGTCGACCGCACTCCGCTGCTGAGCTGCCTGGAGACGGAAGACGTCCTGGAGGACCGGCTGCCGCAGGTCCTGGAGTGCGTACTGCTCGCCACTCCCGGCGAGGCTCCGCTGCCCGTCGTGGTCACCGAGGACGGCACGCTGGACCCGAAGCGCTGGCAGGAGGCGGTGGCCGGCCTCCCGGCGCTGCGCCCGCCGACCGTCCTCACCTGGGACGAGGTCCCCCGTACGGGCACGGGCAAGGTGCGCCGCGGCGCACTGCGGCGCCGGCTCACCGGCCGTACCGACACCTGCGGCTCCGGCAGATGGACCTGA
- a CDS encoding CoA transferase yields the protein MTGSAPLGEAAVAERVAARALDLTDAPRADQATYDIDWAGPVALPLSDERSVQAACGIMHVHGRAAGRPAPLAVDYASAVAGVLAAQGALAVLIARSRGLTLRCARTSVAQAALLAVTQYLAAATAGDGPPEPLEPGDGAWTTSDGVLFEFETLDPHRWLDFWQLLGAPSADISRGWLPFQQRFGTATCPLPVSLHEAVARVPYQAVRHAAGRAGVSVLPVREEPFPPMGVRPWTRSPFPERAATRPRPAAGQPLDGLRVVESTRRVQGPLAGHVLRMLGAQVMRVEPPGGDPMRGIPPIAGTCSARFSALNAEKTVAEIDITTDAGRREVHDLVARADVFLHNWAPGKAAQLRLDSDDLRRTRPGLVYAWASGWGDALGPAPPVGTDYLVQARSGLAAALRPADEAPVPSLMTLTDILGGLVCAQGVLAALLTRIRTGHGGRVDSSLLSAAAVIPRRRRRVEWTPLDRPLRTADGYLALGPEARARPERVARVTGPGPSADLTATLLRFRLHPSGYWSPRLREAGLTATPVCTDLRDLVRTRAFRRALATAEHAFPRAPWEFT from the coding sequence ATGACCGGGTCGGCGCCGCTCGGCGAGGCCGCGGTCGCGGAACGTGTCGCGGCGCGCGCCCTGGACCTCACGGACGCACCCCGGGCCGACCAGGCCACGTACGACATCGACTGGGCGGGCCCGGTCGCCCTGCCGCTGTCCGACGAACGGTCCGTCCAGGCGGCCTGCGGCATCATGCACGTGCACGGCCGCGCGGCCGGCCGGCCGGCGCCGCTCGCCGTGGACTACGCGTCGGCGGTGGCCGGCGTGCTGGCCGCGCAGGGCGCCCTCGCCGTCCTGATCGCACGGTCCCGGGGGCTCACGCTGCGGTGCGCCCGCACCTCGGTCGCCCAGGCCGCGCTGCTCGCCGTGACCCAGTACCTCGCCGCCGCGACCGCCGGCGACGGCCCGCCCGAGCCCCTCGAACCGGGTGACGGCGCCTGGACCACGTCGGACGGGGTGCTCTTCGAGTTCGAGACCCTGGACCCGCACCGCTGGCTGGACTTCTGGCAGCTGCTCGGCGCGCCCTCCGCCGACATCAGCCGCGGCTGGCTCCCCTTCCAGCAGCGCTTCGGCACGGCCACGTGCCCGTTGCCCGTCTCCTTGCACGAGGCGGTGGCGCGGGTGCCGTACCAGGCCGTACGGCACGCGGCCGGCCGGGCGGGCGTCAGCGTGCTGCCCGTCCGCGAGGAGCCGTTCCCGCCGATGGGCGTCCGGCCGTGGACCCGGTCACCGTTCCCGGAACGGGCGGCCACCCGGCCACGCCCCGCCGCCGGACAGCCGCTCGACGGCCTGCGGGTCGTGGAGTCGACGCGGCGGGTGCAGGGCCCGCTCGCCGGGCACGTCCTCCGCATGCTGGGCGCACAGGTCATGCGCGTCGAGCCGCCGGGCGGCGACCCCATGCGCGGCATCCCGCCGATCGCGGGCACCTGCTCGGCCCGGTTCAGCGCGCTCAACGCGGAGAAGACCGTGGCGGAGATCGACATCACGACCGACGCCGGCCGGCGCGAGGTCCACGACCTGGTCGCCCGCGCCGATGTGTTCCTGCACAACTGGGCACCGGGCAAGGCGGCGCAGCTGCGCCTGGACTCCGACGACCTGCGCCGCACCCGCCCCGGCCTGGTGTACGCCTGGGCGTCCGGCTGGGGCGACGCGCTCGGGCCCGCGCCGCCGGTCGGCACCGACTATCTGGTGCAGGCCCGCAGCGGCCTGGCCGCCGCGCTCCGCCCCGCCGACGAGGCGCCGGTGCCCTCCCTGATGACGCTCACCGACATCCTCGGCGGACTGGTCTGTGCGCAGGGCGTACTGGCGGCGCTGCTCACCCGTATCCGTACGGGCCACGGCGGACGCGTCGACTCCTCGCTGCTCTCCGCCGCCGCGGTGATCCCCCGCCGCCGGCGACGGGTCGAATGGACCCCGCTGGACCGTCCCCTGCGGACCGCTGACGGCTATCTCGCGCTGGGGCCCGAAGCCCGTGCCCGGCCCGAGCGGGTCGCACGGGTCACCGGCCCCGGCCCCTCGGCGGACCTCACCGCGACGCTCCTCCGCTTCCGGCTGCATCCGTCGGGCTACTGGTCGCCGCGGCTCCGGGAGGCGGGCCTGACCGCGACGCCGGTCTGCACCGACCTGCGGGACCTGGTACGCACCCGGGCCTTCCGCCGGGCCCTCGCGACCGCCGAGCACGCGTTCCCGCGCGCACCATGGGAGTTCACATGA